Part of the Patescibacteria group bacterium genome is shown below.
GATTGGAAAAAAATCGCCGTTCCTTTCGGCCCGGTGGCGGAAGAAAGAATAAGCCAGGAAGAAGTCAAGAAATACGCTCAATCCGCCGGATTGAAATTTGAGCAAGAATTTGACGCCGGACCGTATCATTACACTCTTGTTTTTGTAAAATAAATAATCGGAATGAAAACCCAAAAGCAATTATTGGGAAATTTGGGAGAAGATTTAGCGGTTGAATTTTTGGAAAAACAGGGATATAAAATTATTGAACGCAATCTTAAAACCGGGAGAGTCGGAGAGATTGATATTATAGCTCGCAAAGATGGTGAGCTTATTTTTATTGAAGTTAAAACAAAATCAAATCATGAAACCGGTCTGCCGGAAGAAGAATTTAATTTTCACAAAAAGAAAAAAATGCAGCGGGCGATTCAAAGTTATTTATGGAAAAATAATTTTCAAAACGAGCCCATCCGAGTTGACCTGATCGCCATTGATGTTCTAAAACAATTTTTGCCGGATCAAAAACCGGAAGTAAAAATCCGCCATTATCCGGATATGCCGATTTTTGAGTAAAATTTAAGTAAAAAAAGGAGCCCGTATCAATTTGTTGATACGGGCTCTATTGTTTTATTCTAATTCTTTTTTTTCTTCCCCCAAAGCAATTGAGGGGTGTCTTCCTTGATCGAATTGTACATTTCTTTCATTACTCTCAGTATTTTCTTGTGGACTTCTTTAATTTCTTTCCCGGTTAAAATTTCTATTGCCTCATCAATAGTTTTAACCGCATAAATATGGAATTTTTTGTTTTTAACCGCCTCAACTATATCTTCCCTGAGCATCAAATCTTTCAGATTGGCGTTTGGTATAATCACACCCTGGCTGCCGGTCAAGCCTCTTTTATGGCAAACATCAAAAAATCCTTCAATCTTTGTATTGGCTCCACCAATGGGTTGAGCTTTACCTTTTTGGTTCATTGAACCGGTAATAGCCAAAGATTGTTTGATAGGTACTCTGGATATGGCGGAAATAAGGGCGGCTGTTTCAGCTAAAGTTGCCGAATCTCCCTCAATTTCTCCATAGTTTTGTTCACTGCATAAACTGGCTTTCAGGCAAAATGGAATTTTTTTGGCAAAAGTTCCATTCATGTATCCGCTCAGGATTAAAACCGCTTTATCAAAGATTGGTCCGGTTAAGCCTACTTCTCGATCAATATTAATTACCCCTCCTTCACCAATGGAAATTGTGGCCGTAAATTTACCCGGAATACCGA
Proteins encoded:
- a CDS encoding YraN family protein, encoding MKTQKQLLGNLGEDLAVEFLEKQGYKIIERNLKTGRVGEIDIIARKDGELIFIEVKTKSNHETGLPEEEFNFHKKKKMQRAIQSYLWKNNFQNEPIRVDLIAIDVLKQFLPDQKPEVKIRHYPDMPIFE